One stretch of Streptomyces sp. R21 DNA includes these proteins:
- a CDS encoding transcriptional regulator: protein MAARPLVARQPNERLQALIQEAGCSNAGLARRVNMCGAEHGLDLRYDKTSVARWLRGQQPRGRAPAIIAEALGRKLGRTVTIDEIGMANGKNLASGVGLQFSPTVLGAIEQVCELWRSDVGRRDFLSGSSVAASALVEPSRDWLISSPDSQVSRQAGPRVGQSDVAAVRAMTQALVDLDHQYGSGHVRPVVVHYLNSVVSGLLAGSYREAVGRELFAAVSRLTELAGYMAVDTGQPGLAQRYYIQALRLAQAAGDRGYGGYVLAASMSHLAAQLGNPREIAQLARAAQEGARGRVTPRAESMFYAAEARGHALMGDARAAQSASGRAISALEAADPASGDDPAWIGHFDEAYLADELAHCHRDLGQADAAARCAQESLAGHPESRARRRAIGFVLLATAQVQQREVEQACHTGLKAVELLGTLRSNRGAEYLDDFQQRLEPYRDEPVVREFGARMELQAAA from the coding sequence ATGGCCGCAAGGCCTCTCGTCGCGCGGCAGCCGAACGAACGGTTGCAGGCGCTCATCCAGGAAGCGGGCTGCTCGAACGCCGGGCTCGCTCGCCGGGTCAACATGTGCGGCGCGGAGCACGGCCTCGATCTGCGCTACGACAAGACGTCCGTGGCCCGCTGGCTGCGCGGACAGCAGCCGCGGGGGCGTGCGCCCGCCATCATCGCCGAGGCGCTCGGCCGCAAGCTGGGCCGCACGGTCACGATCGACGAGATCGGCATGGCCAACGGCAAGAACCTCGCCTCCGGTGTCGGCCTCCAGTTCTCGCCGACCGTCCTCGGCGCCATCGAGCAGGTCTGCGAGCTGTGGCGCAGCGACGTGGGGCGCCGGGACTTCCTGTCCGGCTCGTCCGTCGCCGCCTCCGCGCTCGTCGAGCCGAGCCGCGACTGGCTGATCTCCTCGCCGGACTCGCAGGTGTCCCGGCAGGCGGGGCCACGGGTCGGGCAGTCCGACGTGGCGGCGGTGCGCGCCATGACACAGGCCCTCGTCGACCTCGACCACCAGTACGGCAGCGGGCATGTACGGCCGGTCGTCGTGCACTACCTCAACAGCGTGGTCTCCGGGCTGCTCGCGGGCTCGTACCGGGAGGCGGTCGGGCGCGAACTGTTCGCCGCGGTATCCCGGTTGACGGAACTGGCCGGCTACATGGCCGTCGACACGGGCCAACCCGGCCTCGCCCAGCGGTACTACATCCAGGCGCTGCGCCTCGCCCAGGCGGCGGGCGACCGCGGCTACGGCGGCTATGTGCTCGCCGCGTCCATGAGCCACCTCGCCGCCCAGCTCGGAAACCCGCGCGAGATCGCCCAGTTGGCGCGCGCGGCACAGGAGGGGGCGCGCGGGCGCGTGACACCGCGTGCGGAGTCGATGTTCTACGCCGCCGAGGCGCGGGGGCACGCCCTGATGGGCGACGCGCGGGCGGCGCAGTCCGCGTCGGGGCGCGCGATCTCGGCGCTGGAGGCGGCCGACCCCGCGTCCGGGGACGACCCGGCGTGGATCGGGCACTTCGACGAGGCGTACCTGGCCGACGAGTTGGCGCACTGCCACCGGGACCTCGGGCAGGCCGACGCGGCGGCGCGGTGCGCGCAGGAGTCCCTCGCCGGGCACCCCGAGTCGCGCGCCCGCAGGCGGGCCATCGGCTTCGTGCTCCTCGCGACAGCCCAGGTGCAGCAGCGCGAGGTGGAACAGGCCTGCCACACCGGACTCAAGGCGGTCGAACTCCTCGGCACCCTGCGCTCCAACCGCGGCGCCGAGTACCTGGACGACTTCCAGCAGCGCCTTGAGCCGTACCGGGACGAGCCGGTGGTAAGGGAGTTCGGGGCGCGTATGGAACTTCAGGCGGCTGCGTGA
- a CDS encoding SIS domain-containing protein, with amino-acid sequence MSDSKLAGQFLDAAIGLLQRVRDEEADSIAAAGTLIADTVADGGRLFAFGAGHSSLAAQDVVYRAGGLALMNLLTVPGVVGVDVMPATLGSALERVDGLASAVLDCSPLRSGDLLVIISLSGRNALPVEMAMNARALGLKVIGVTSVAYTEQTKSRHVSGTFLKDHCDLVLDSKIAVGDAEITLESVPAPFAPASTVVTTALLQAVMATAAGALADRGIEPPLLRSGNVDGGHEWNGRVMTEYGDRIFYRR; translated from the coding sequence ATGAGCGACAGCAAGCTGGCCGGGCAGTTCCTCGACGCCGCGATCGGCCTGCTCCAGCGGGTCCGCGACGAGGAGGCCGACTCCATCGCCGCCGCCGGCACACTCATCGCGGACACCGTCGCCGACGGGGGCCGCCTGTTCGCCTTCGGCGCCGGGCACTCCTCGCTCGCCGCGCAGGACGTCGTCTACCGCGCGGGCGGCCTCGCCCTGATGAACCTGCTCACCGTCCCCGGAGTCGTCGGCGTCGACGTCATGCCGGCCACGCTCGGCTCCGCCCTGGAACGCGTCGACGGGCTCGCCAGTGCCGTCCTGGACTGCAGCCCGCTCCGCTCCGGCGACCTCCTCGTGATCATCTCCCTCTCCGGCCGCAACGCGCTGCCCGTGGAAATGGCCATGAACGCCCGCGCCCTCGGCCTCAAGGTCATCGGCGTGACCTCGGTCGCCTACACGGAACAGACGAAGTCCCGGCACGTCTCGGGCACCTTCCTCAAGGACCACTGCGACCTCGTCCTCGACTCGAAGATCGCGGTCGGCGACGCGGAAATCACCCTCGAGTCCGTCCCGGCCCCCTTCGCCCCCGCCTCCACCGTCGTCACCACGGCCCTGCTCCAGGCCGTCATGGCCACCGCCGCCGGCGCCCTCGCCGACCGCGGCATCGAGCCCCCGCTGCTGCGCTCGGGCAACGTGGACGGCGGCCACGAGTGGAACGGCCGCGTGATGACGGAGTACGGCGACCGGATCTTCTACCGCCGCTGA
- a CDS encoding alpha/beta fold hydrolase, whose amino-acid sequence MVRRIDVTGAGGARLAAWEFADPPKTGEIDRAPGVLLLHGLMGRASHWASTARWLSERHRAVALDQRGHGQSDKPPEASYTREAYVEDAEAALEQLGLAPTVVIGHAMGALTGWQLAAKRPDLVCGLIICDMRASALGAASQREWEDWFKAWPVPFATLADVRKWFGEDDPWVERPNPARGEFYAEVMAESEDGWRPVFEPEQMLKSRQTWVYDAHWEELAQVQCPALVVRGLDGELGRAESQEMVRVLPHGRYAEVSDAGHLVHYDQPDAWRAAIEPFLDHVLTP is encoded by the coding sequence ATGGTGCGGCGCATCGACGTGACAGGTGCGGGCGGTGCACGCCTCGCTGCCTGGGAGTTCGCCGATCCCCCCAAGACCGGGGAGATCGACCGGGCCCCGGGCGTGCTGTTACTGCACGGCCTCATGGGCCGCGCCTCGCACTGGGCGTCCACCGCGCGCTGGCTCTCCGAGCGGCACCGCGCGGTCGCCCTCGACCAGCGGGGCCACGGCCAGAGCGACAAGCCTCCCGAGGCGTCGTACACGCGTGAGGCCTACGTCGAGGACGCCGAGGCCGCCCTCGAACAGCTCGGCCTCGCCCCGACCGTCGTCATCGGCCACGCCATGGGCGCCCTGACCGGCTGGCAGCTCGCCGCCAAGCGCCCCGACCTGGTGTGCGGCCTGATCATCTGCGACATGCGGGCCTCCGCGCTGGGCGCCGCCTCCCAGCGCGAGTGGGAGGACTGGTTCAAGGCCTGGCCCGTCCCCTTCGCCACGCTCGCCGACGTCCGCAAGTGGTTCGGCGAGGACGATCCCTGGGTGGAGCGCCCCAACCCGGCCCGCGGCGAGTTCTACGCCGAGGTGATGGCCGAGTCGGAGGACGGCTGGCGCCCGGTCTTCGAGCCCGAGCAGATGCTCAAGTCCCGCCAGACCTGGGTGTACGACGCGCACTGGGAGGAGCTCGCGCAGGTCCAGTGCCCGGCGCTGGTCGTGCGCGGCCTGGACGGCGAGCTGGGCCGGGCCGAGTCCCAGGAGATGGTCCGCGTCCTGCCGCACGGCCGGTACGCGGAGGTCTCCGACGCCGGCCACCTCGTGCACTACGACCAGCCGGACGCCTGGCGCGCGGCGATCGAACCGTTCCTGGACCACGTCCTGACGCCGTAG
- a CDS encoding transporter: MSIAPGTAPNTSAGVSPGVSAASITPVVVRLKLSLLRNGLRQSAGRRAAYITSMVLALLFAALQLLGLIALRDNEHATAVAVLLVTVLGLGWAVMPLFFPSGDETLDPTRLVMLPLQPRALVRALLAASLVGVGPLFSLCLLAGSVISVAHGGAAYVTAVVGTALALLVCVALARAVAAANIRLLSSRKGRDLAVLSGLVIAIGAQLVNFGAQRLGSAGGLSKLDPAADVLRWVPPASAIGAVDSVSEGSYGIGVAQLLLSAAALVALLALWTRQLTRLMTSPDGSTLQAAEPGAREKASASGLSRLLPAGRTGTVMERSLRYVWRDPKTKAAWVTSLAIGLIVPVFNALQGTGSIYFACFAAGMLGIQMYNQFGQDTSAFWMVAMTISSTRDAYVELRGRALALLVITLPYATLVVVLTTAMLDDWPKLPEVLGMSLALLGAMLATGAWSSARFPYSIPQEGYKNVAPGQAGLAWIAIFGGMVSAALLSAPVIALTIWLNVTADGDEWTWLLLPLGAAYGALISWLGLRLAAPRTARRLPEILAAVSKG; encoded by the coding sequence ATGAGCATCGCCCCAGGCACCGCCCCGAACACCTCCGCCGGGGTCTCCCCCGGCGTCTCCGCCGCGTCGATCACCCCCGTCGTCGTACGGCTGAAGCTGTCGCTGCTGCGCAACGGGCTGCGGCAGTCGGCCGGGCGGCGGGCCGCCTACATCACGTCGATGGTCCTGGCGCTCCTCTTCGCCGCCCTCCAGCTGCTCGGCCTGATCGCGCTGCGCGACAACGAGCACGCCACCGCCGTCGCCGTACTGCTCGTGACGGTCCTCGGGCTCGGCTGGGCGGTGATGCCGCTGTTCTTCCCGAGCGGCGACGAGACGCTCGATCCGACCCGGCTGGTGATGCTGCCGCTGCAACCGCGAGCTCTGGTGCGGGCCCTCCTCGCGGCCTCGCTGGTCGGTGTCGGCCCGCTCTTCTCGCTCTGCCTGCTGGCCGGTTCGGTGATCTCCGTGGCGCACGGCGGGGCGGCGTACGTGACCGCGGTCGTCGGCACGGCACTCGCCCTGCTGGTCTGCGTGGCCCTCGCACGGGCCGTCGCGGCCGCCAACATCCGCCTGCTGTCCAGCCGCAAGGGCCGCGACCTCGCGGTGCTGAGCGGCCTGGTGATCGCGATCGGCGCGCAGCTCGTCAACTTCGGTGCGCAGCGGCTCGGTTCGGCGGGCGGCCTGTCGAAGCTGGACCCGGCCGCGGACGTACTGCGCTGGGTGCCGCCGGCGTCGGCGATCGGCGCGGTGGACTCGGTGAGCGAGGGGTCGTACGGCATCGGGGTCGCCCAACTCCTGCTGAGTGCGGCTGCGTTGGTGGCCCTGCTGGCGCTCTGGACCCGGCAACTGACCCGGCTGATGACCTCGCCGGACGGGTCGACGCTCCAGGCGGCCGAGCCCGGCGCCCGCGAGAAGGCGAGCGCGAGCGGCCTGAGCCGGCTGCTGCCCGCCGGGCGCACCGGGACCGTCATGGAGCGCAGCCTGCGCTATGTGTGGCGCGATCCGAAGACGAAGGCGGCCTGGGTGACGTCGCTGGCCATCGGGCTGATCGTGCCGGTGTTCAACGCGCTGCAGGGCACCGGTTCGATCTACTTCGCGTGCTTCGCCGCCGGGATGCTCGGCATCCAGATGTACAACCAGTTCGGGCAGGACACGTCCGCGTTCTGGATGGTCGCGATGACGATCTCGTCGACCCGGGACGCGTACGTGGAGCTGCGCGGGCGCGCGCTGGCGCTGCTGGTGATCACCCTGCCGTACGCCACCCTCGTGGTCGTCCTGACGACCGCGATGCTCGACGACTGGCCCAAGCTGCCCGAGGTGCTCGGGATGTCGCTGGCGCTGCTCGGCGCGATGCTGGCCACCGGCGCCTGGTCGTCGGCGCGCTTCCCGTACTCCATCCCGCAGGAGGGCTACAAGAACGTGGCCCCCGGGCAGGCCGGCCTCGCCTGGATCGCGATCTTCGGCGGCATGGTCTCGGCCGCCCTGCTGTCCGCCCCCGTCATCGCCCTCACGATCTGGCTGAACGTGACGGCGGACGGGGACGAGTGGACATGGCTGCTGCTGCCGCTGGGTGCCGCGTACGGCGCGCTGATCAGCTGGCTCGGACTGCGGCTCGCCGCGCCGCGCACGGCACGGCGGCTGCCGGAGATCCTGGCGGCGGTCAGCAAGGGGTGA
- a CDS encoding metal-dependent transcriptional regulator, with amino-acid sequence MSGLIDTTEMYLRTILELEEEGVVPMRARIAERLDQSGPTVSQTVARMERDGLVAVASDRHLELTEEGRRLATRVMRKHRLAECLLVDVIGLEWEQVHAEACRWEHVMSEAVERRVLELLRHPTESPYGNPIPGLEELGEKDGADPFLDEGMLSLAELDPGADGKTVVVRRIGEPIQTDAQLMYTLRRAGVQPGSVVSVTASPGGVLVGSGGEAAELEADVASHVFVAKR; translated from the coding sequence ATGTCCGGACTGATCGACACCACGGAGATGTATCTCCGCACCATCCTCGAGCTGGAGGAGGAAGGCGTGGTCCCCATGCGCGCCCGGATCGCCGAGCGGCTCGACCAGAGCGGGCCGACGGTCAGCCAGACGGTGGCGCGGATGGAGCGCGACGGTCTGGTGGCGGTCGCCAGCGACCGGCACCTGGAGCTGACCGAGGAGGGCCGGCGCCTCGCCACCCGTGTGATGCGCAAGCACCGCCTCGCGGAGTGCCTGCTCGTCGACGTGATCGGGCTGGAGTGGGAGCAGGTGCACGCGGAGGCGTGTCGCTGGGAGCACGTGATGAGCGAGGCCGTCGAGCGGCGCGTTCTGGAGCTGCTGCGCCACCCGACCGAGTCGCCGTACGGAAACCCGATCCCGGGCCTGGAGGAGCTGGGCGAGAAGGACGGTGCCGACCCGTTCCTCGACGAGGGCATGCTGTCGCTGGCCGAGCTGGACCCGGGCGCGGACGGCAAGACCGTCGTCGTACGGCGCATCGGTGAGCCGATCCAGACGGACGCGCAGCTGATGTACACGCTGCGGCGGGCGGGCGTGCAGCCCGGCTCGGTGGTCAGCGTGACGGCGTCCCCGGGCGGGGTGCTCGTGGGCAGCGGCGGTGAGGCCGCGGAGCTGGAGGCGGACGTCGCCTCCCATGTGTTCGTCGCCAAGCGCTGA
- a CDS encoding bifunctional DNA primase/polymerase — MEETIEGTETAQIPKQRGESLLETAVRYAEERHWDVFPGTWLEAVEGVQRCSCGESACATPGAHPAREDWATQATGSATVARRLWSKQPASSILLPTGRTFDAIDVPETAGFLALARMERMELTLGPVTCTPDGRMHFFVLPGASAKVPDLVRKLGWPPASLDLVALGEGAYVAAPPTRYGSRGAVQWACRPTPANRWLPDAEELISALAYACGRDR, encoded by the coding sequence GTGGAAGAGACCATCGAGGGCACCGAGACCGCTCAGATCCCCAAGCAGCGCGGCGAGTCACTGCTGGAGACCGCCGTGCGCTATGCCGAGGAGCGCCACTGGGACGTGTTCCCCGGCACCTGGCTGGAAGCCGTCGAGGGAGTGCAGCGCTGCTCGTGCGGTGAGTCCGCGTGCGCCACCCCCGGCGCGCACCCGGCACGGGAGGACTGGGCGACCCAGGCGACGGGCAGCGCGACCGTCGCACGCCGCCTGTGGTCGAAGCAGCCGGCGTCGTCGATCCTGCTGCCCACCGGGCGCACGTTCGACGCGATCGACGTGCCCGAGACCGCCGGGTTCCTCGCGCTGGCCCGCATGGAGCGGATGGAGCTGACGCTCGGCCCCGTCACCTGCACCCCGGACGGGCGCATGCACTTCTTCGTGCTGCCGGGCGCCTCCGCGAAGGTTCCCGATCTCGTACGGAAGCTGGGCTGGCCGCCCGCCTCGCTGGACCTGGTCGCCCTGGGCGAGGGGGCGTACGTGGCCGCCCCTCCCACCCGGTACGGGTCGCGGGGGGCCGTGCAGTGGGCCTGCCGGCCGACGCCCGCCAATCGGTGGCTGCCGGACGCGGAGGAGTTGATCTCCGCCCTCGCCTACGCGTGCGGGCGGGACCGCTAG
- a CDS encoding ABC transporter ATP-binding protein, giving the protein MTEGVVVGAAAVRVQGLWKRFGEQIAVAGIDLELPAGQFIGLVGPNGAGKTTTLSMVTGLLRPDAGTVEVVGHDVWRDPVQVKARIGVLPEGLRLFERLSGRELLAYTGRLRGLPGAEVDKRAAQLLDVLDLAGAQHKLVVDYSTGMRKKIGLAAALLHNPEVLFLDEPFEGVDPVSAQIIRGVLERYTASGATVVFSSHVMELVESLCDWVAVMAAGRIRAHGPLAEVRGSASSLQQAFLELVGANGRTTGADLDWLGGGGTR; this is encoded by the coding sequence CTGACGGAGGGAGTCGTGGTGGGTGCAGCCGCCGTACGTGTGCAGGGGCTCTGGAAGCGGTTCGGGGAGCAGATCGCCGTCGCGGGGATCGATCTCGAACTGCCCGCGGGGCAGTTCATCGGGCTCGTCGGGCCGAACGGGGCCGGGAAGACCACCACGCTCTCGATGGTGACGGGTCTGCTGCGGCCCGACGCGGGCACCGTCGAGGTCGTGGGCCACGACGTGTGGCGCGACCCGGTGCAGGTGAAGGCGCGCATCGGCGTCCTGCCGGAGGGGCTCAGGCTCTTCGAGCGGCTGTCCGGGCGCGAACTCCTCGCCTACACCGGCAGGTTGCGCGGCCTGCCCGGCGCCGAGGTCGACAAGCGGGCCGCGCAGCTGCTCGACGTCCTCGACCTCGCGGGCGCCCAGCACAAACTGGTCGTCGACTACTCGACCGGCATGCGCAAGAAGATCGGGCTCGCCGCCGCTCTCCTCCACAACCCCGAAGTCCTCTTCCTCGACGAGCCGTTCGAGGGCGTCGACCCGGTCTCCGCGCAGATCATCCGCGGTGTCCTGGAGCGCTACACCGCCTCCGGCGCCACCGTCGTCTTCTCCTCCCACGTCATGGAACTCGTCGAGTCCCTGTGCGACTGGGTGGCCGTGATGGCCGCCGGGCGCATCCGCGCGCACGGCCCGCTCGCGGAGGTCCGCGGGAGCGCGTCCTCTCTCCAGCAAGCCTTCCTGGAGCTGGTCGGCGCGAACGGCCGCACCACCGGCGCCGACCTCGACTGGCTGGGCGGCGGCGGGACACGATGA
- a CDS encoding ABC transporter substrate-binding protein: MTGRRRTRIFRSAHHQPARTTARTTALSAGALTACATLAVGCGVIPGATGGARDDTVTVMTWAPEKTGATNKPGMPALAEAYERWVNAHGGINGHKLKVLTCNDHNDTVGAAKCARRAADENVVAVVGSYSQHGTYFLSPLESAGIPYIGGYGVTDDEFESPVSYPVNGGEPALLAGLGEQLGRICGPVALVRPDTFAGDQLPVLLNAGLKSEGHSTVADQRAADDATEYAGQTSQALRRATSDPAKRGCVVPALGDRTDTFMDSFRRDREEFPKVRTATVLGGVDQSLIDSTGGASSPYEGSYATGWYPAASDHRWDAMRKVIKEQAFDDNRIDPADPGVQTTWIAYTVLKTAIESLGDGEVTSRTVQRALDKGLKVPTGGLTPTLSWRSQDMLATVEFPRLVNADVTFQVVREGQLVSARRGFVNVKKTLENAD; encoded by the coding sequence ATGACCGGCAGGCGACGCACCCGCATCTTCCGTTCCGCGCACCACCAACCCGCCAGGACCACTGCGAGGACCACCGCGCTGTCCGCGGGAGCGCTGACGGCGTGTGCGACGCTCGCCGTCGGATGCGGGGTCATCCCTGGTGCCACGGGGGGCGCCAGGGACGACACTGTCACGGTCATGACCTGGGCGCCGGAGAAGACCGGCGCGACCAACAAGCCCGGCATGCCCGCCCTCGCGGAGGCCTACGAGCGCTGGGTCAACGCCCACGGCGGCATCAACGGCCACAAGCTCAAGGTCCTCACCTGCAACGACCACAACGACACGGTGGGCGCCGCGAAGTGCGCCCGTCGCGCGGCGGACGAGAACGTGGTCGCCGTGGTCGGCTCCTACAGCCAGCACGGCACGTACTTCCTCTCACCGCTGGAGTCCGCGGGCATCCCGTACATAGGCGGCTACGGCGTCACGGACGACGAGTTCGAGAGCCCGGTCTCCTATCCGGTCAACGGCGGGGAGCCGGCGCTGCTGGCCGGCCTCGGGGAGCAGCTCGGCAGGATCTGCGGCCCGGTCGCGCTCGTACGGCCGGACACCTTCGCCGGCGACCAGCTCCCGGTGCTGCTCAACGCGGGCCTGAAGTCGGAGGGCCACTCGACGGTCGCGGACCAGCGGGCGGCGGACGACGCGACCGAGTACGCGGGCCAGACGTCGCAGGCGCTGCGGCGGGCGACCTCGGACCCGGCGAAGCGGGGCTGCGTGGTGCCGGCGCTCGGCGACCGCACGGACACCTTCATGGACTCCTTCCGGCGCGACCGCGAGGAGTTCCCGAAGGTGCGCACGGCCACCGTGCTGGGCGGCGTCGACCAGTCGCTGATCGACTCCACCGGCGGCGCGTCGAGCCCGTACGAGGGGTCGTACGCCACCGGCTGGTACCCGGCGGCGAGTGATCACCGGTGGGACGCGATGCGCAAGGTGATCAAGGAGCAGGCCTTCGACGACAACCGGATCGACCCCGCCGACCCCGGGGTGCAGACCACATGGATCGCGTACACCGTGCTGAAGACGGCCATCGAGTCGCTGGGCGACGGCGAGGTGACGTCCCGCACGGTGCAGCGGGCGCTCGACAAGGGCCTCAAGGTGCCCACCGGCGGACTCACGCCGACCCTCAGCTGGCGCTCCCAGGACATGCTCGCGACCGTCGAGTTCCCGCGCCTGGTCAATGCGGACGTCACGTTCCAGGTCGTACGCGAGGGTCAACTGGTGTCGGCACGGCGGGGGTTCGTCAACGTGAAGAAGACCCTGGAGAACGCGGACTGA